A region from the Vanacampus margaritifer isolate UIUO_Vmar chromosome 5, RoL_Vmar_1.0, whole genome shotgun sequence genome encodes:
- the synrg gene encoding synergin gamma isoform X4 — protein sequence MALRPGSSGGGSFMYPVGGSLGPPQGMVPMQQQQQQQQPQQQQQGFPMVMQPNMQSMMGMNFGGQMPPGAMPIQAGMAIGMQTPGMPFLGQPQFMGMRAAGPQYTADMQKQMAEEHQKRLEQQQKMLEEDRKRRQFEEQKQKLRLLSSVKPKMGEKSRDDALEAIKGNLDGFSRDAKMHPTPSSQSKKPDSTSSSSSSSSPHSSVATPSLPPPLSEDNDEFSDFQGPASSSSSSSSSAASSRRTVTIGSLAAAFPEEDEEFSGFVQGPVGCAHSPLSSQVRASLPSSVSIPIAAPPHSAINSGSQTSLQGPSLEEKLFSSCDLTAGKTAHLNFKARQTLTAMSPKARVSAQFQSSSKARNWAAASGDLGLKSVFVTERLPEAPPTCAKPSPQSGGGSGGVGVYPQQEHIQSIPPAWLYNDSLIPEMFKKVLEFSMTPAGIDTAKLYPLLMSSGLPREALGQIWASANRTTPGMLTKEELYTVLALIGVAQSGLPAMNVEILSQFPSPPVPNLHALAMALAPVMPQHQQPMMTHPPVSMPMPMPTPPPTGMPPMTAAPPAPAPANFIATFPPQGTKVEDDDFQDFQEAPKAGTGDQAFTDFQGESSAKFPASAAAQHQNSAPAMLTPLSGASSASSDKYAVFKQLSVDQPTEVTLPTSDGGDKYSVFRHLENPTDKKPLGEGFADFKSVRTDDGFTDFKTADSVSPLEPSDQAKIFQPAFPSAFPNSQSLQQPPAASVSQAKNPLNMADLDLFSSIAPSALPAADTQTGTLPPSLVLAPGGAKPAGFGDFALFGSSSSEASQAPAVAPQDDFADFMAFGSSGGEPKSESSAAVQSETSSQQSSDKYDVFKQLSLEGGGLAYDDTKDSGDDFADFQSSKFCTALGASEKTLVDKVAAFKQGKEDCASVKSLDLPSIGGSSAGKDDSEDALSVQLDMKLTDVGGDLKHVMSDSSLDLTGLSSHQPPATEGDDMKFDPFGTSGLSSLANYDWSDREECVTGEPQKPQGNGGAAPPPFTPTRKAQLNTDSISAASPAKIASSVRAEVEKFQAFADFAGREQQGGEDEDDFGDFAGTVSEKPDSPGDVGSEANPSETSDDFGAFQGDKPKFGKSDFLKASAQPKVKSSEEMIKNELATFDLSVQGSHKRSHSLGEKEIGRLPASLPPEQPFRDRSSTLSEKPTLPVIRDKYKDLTGEVEESERYAYEWQRCLESALEVITKANNTLNGISSSSVCTEVIQSAQGMEYLLGVVEVYRVTRRVELGVKATAVCSEKLQQLLKDISRVWNNLTSFMSLAKLVPDESSLDFTSCILRHGIKNAKELACGVCLLNVDSRSKAFNSETDNLKLAYGGHQYHASCANFWINCVEPKPPGLILPDLL from the exons ATGGCGCTGCGGCCGGGATCATCTGGAGGTGGCAG TTTCATGTATCCCGTTGGAGGGAGTTTGGGACCGCCGCAAG gcATGGTGCCcatgcagcagcaacagcaacaacaacagccacagcaacagcagcagggCTTCCCAATGGTCATGCAGCCAAATATGCAAAGCATGATGGGAATGAACTTTGGGGGACAGATGCCGCCAGGAGCCATGCCAATTCAG GCCGGGATGGCGATCGGGATGCAGACCCCCGGGATGCCGTTTTTGGGCCAGCCCCAGTTTATGGGCATGAGAGCTGCTGGCCCACAGTATACCGCTGACATGCAGAAGCAAATGGCCGAGGAGCACCA GAAGCGTCTGGAGCAGCAGCAGAAGATGCTGGAAGAGGACAGGAAACGGCGACAGTTCGAGGAGCAGAAGCAGAAGCTCAGGCTGCTCAGTAGCGTCAAACCCAAG ATGGGGGAAAAGAGCCGGGACGACGCCCTGGAGGCGATAAAGGGGAACCTGGACGGTTTCAGCAGGGACGCCAAGATGCACCCCACGCCGTCGTCGCAGAGCAAGAAGCCAG ACTcgacttcatcatcatcatcatcgtcatcaccCCACTCGTCTGTCgccactccctccctccccccgcCATTGTCCGAGGACAATGATGAATTTAGTGACTTTCAAGGGcccgcctcttcctcctcctcctcctcttcctccgcgGCCTCCTCCCGCAGGACCGTCACGATCGGCTCCCTCGCCGCCGCTTTCcccgaggaggacgaggagttTAGTGGCTTTGTTCAGGGTCCCGTCGGTTGCGCACACTCGCCCCTTTCCTCTCAAGTCCGCGCTTCCCTCCCTTCCTCTGTGTCCATTCCCATTGCCGCTCCTCCGCACTCCGCCATCAACAGCGGCTCTCAAACTTCGCTTCAAG GCCCGTCCCTGGAAGAGAAACTTTTCTCCTCTTGCGACCTCACGGCCGGCAAGACGGCGCACTTGAACTTTAAAGCCAGGCAGACTTTGACAGCAATGAGTCCCAAAGCTCGAGTTTCCGCCCAGTTTCAAAGCAGCAGTAAGGCCAGGAACTGGGCGGCGGCTTCCGGGGACTTGGGTCTCAAGTCGGTCTTCGTCACGGAGAGGCTACCCGAGGCCCCCCCGACTTGCGCCAAGCCCTCCCCTCAAAGCGGTGGCGGCAGCG GGGGTGTTGGCGTGTATCCACAACAAGAACACATCCAGTCCATCCCGCCAGCTTGGCTTTACAACGACAGCCTCATCCCAG AGATGTTCAAGAAGGTTCTAGAGTTCAGCATGACCCCGGCCGGGATCGACACGGCCAAGCTGTATCCGCTTCTCATGTCGTCGGGTCTTCCGCGGGAGGCCTTGGGCCAAATCTGGGCGTCGGCCAACCGCACAACACCTGGCATGCTGACAAAGGAGGAGTTGTACACCGTGCTGGCGCTGATTGGTGTGGCGCAG AGCGGCCTACCAGCGATGAATGTGGAAATCCTCAGTCAGTTCCCGTCTCCGCCGGTGCCCAATCTGCATGCCCTCGCTATGGCCTTAGCACCTGTCATGCCCCAGCATCAGCAGCCCATGATGACCCACCCGCCAGTGTCCATGCCCATGCCCAtgcccaccccacccccgacTGGCATGCCTCCCATGACGGCGGCGCCGCCGGCTCCCGCACCCGCCAACTTCATTGCGACTTTCCCTCCTCAG GGGACCAAAGTAGAAGACGACGACTTCCAGGACTTCCAGGAGGCACCCAAGGCCGGAACCGGTGACCAGGCATTCACTGACTTCCAGGGGGAGTCGAGCGCAAAATTCCCCGCCAGCGCAGCGGCGCAGCATCAAAACAG CGCACCTGCCATGTTGACACCTCTGTCTGGGGCCTCCTCAGCCTCTTCTGATAAGTACGCCGTCTTCAAGCAGCTTTCTGTAGATCAGCCCACCGAAGTCACGCTCCCGACCTCAG ATGGGGGGGACAAATACAGCGTGTTTAGACACTTAGAAAATCCTACTGACAAGAAACCACTAG GCGAGGGATTTGCCGATTTCAAGTCCGTCCGAACTGACGACGGCTTCACGGACTTTAAAACCGCAGACAGCGTCTCCCCACTAGAGCCTTCGGATCAGGCCAAAATCTTCCAGCCCGCCTTCCCTTCTGCTTTCCCCAACTCACAATCTCTACAGCAGCCACCGGCCGCTTCTGTTTCTCAAGCCAAAAACCCTCTCAACATGGCAGACCTGGATCTTTTCTCTTCCATCGCTCCCTCCGCGCTGCCTGCCGCCGACACGCAAACCGGTACATTACCTCCTTCTCTGGTGCTCGCGCCGGGTGGCGCCAAGCCCGCCGGCTTTGGGGACTTCGCCTTATTTGGCTCTTCGTCCTCAGAGGCCTCTCAAGCTCCGGCGGTGGCACCACAGGACGATTTTGCGGACTTCATGGCATTCGGGAGTTCTGGCGGGGAGCCCAAAAGCGAGAGCAGCGCGGCGGTCCAAAGCGAGACCTCCTCTCAGCAGAGCTCGGACAAGTACGACGTGTTCAAGCAGCTGTCCTTAGAAGGCGGCGGCCTGGCCTACGACGACACTAAGGACAGCGGCGACGACTTTGCCGACTTCCAGTCGTCCAAATTCTGCACGGCGCTCGGCGCCTCGGAAAAGACCCTGGTGGACAAGGTGGCCGCCTtcaagcagggcaaggaggacTGCGCCTCGGTCAAATCCCTGGACCTCCCGTCCATCGGGGGCAGCAGCGCCGGGAAGGACGACTCTGAGGACGCGCTGTCGGTGCAGCTGGACATGAAGCTCACCGACGTGGGCGGGGACTTGAAGCACGTGATGTCGGACAGCTCGCTGGATCTGACGGGGCTCTCGTCTCACCAGCCGCCCGCTACAG AGGGAGACGACATGAAATTTGACCCGTTCGGGACCTCGGGCCTCAGCAGCCTGGCCAATTATGACTGGTCTGACCGGGAGGAGTGCGTCACTGGCGAGCCCCAGAAGCCGCAGGGCAACGGTGGGGCCGCCCCGCCGCCCTTTACGCCGACTCGAAAAGCCCAACTGAACACGGACAGCATCTCGGCCGCCTCACCTGCCAAGATCGCCTCGTCCGTCCGCGCCGAGGTCGAGAAATTCCAAGCCTTCGCCGACTTCGCCGGTAGGGAACAGCAGGGCGGCGAAGACGAAGACGACTTTGGGGACTTCGCCGGCACCGTTTCTGAGAAACCCGACTCGCCCGGCGACGTTGGCTCGGAGGCCAACCCGAGCGAGACCTCGGACGACTTTGGTGCCTTCCAGGGAGACAAGCCGAAGTTTGGCAAGTCCGACTTCCTGAAGGCTAGCGCGCAGCCTAAAGTCAAATCCAGCGAGGAGATGATCAAGAACGAGCTGGCCACATTTGACTTGTCTGTTCAAG GCTCCCACAAGCGCAGTCACAGCCTGGGAGAGAAGGAGATCGGTCGCCTGCCCGCTTCGCTGCCTCCAGAGCAGCCCTTTCGAGACCGATCGAGCACCCTGAGCGAGAAGCCCACCTTGCCCGTCATCCGAGACAAGTACAAGGATCTGACCGGGGAGGTGGAG GAGAGCGAGCGCTATGCTTACGAGTGGCAGCGGTGTTTGGAAAGTGCTCTTGAG GTCATCACCAAAGCCAACAACACGCTGAACGGCATCAGCAGCTCCTCCGTGTGCACCGAGGTCATCCAATCCGCTCAGGGTATGGAGTATCTGCTGG GTGTGGTGGAGGTGTACCGCGTGACCAGGCGGGTGGAGCTGGGCGTCAAGGCGACGGCGGTGTGCTCGGAGAAGCTGCAGCAGCTGCTGAAGGACATCAGCCGCGTGTGGAACAACCTCACCAGCTTCATGTCGCTGGCCAAGCTGGTG
- the synrg gene encoding synergin gamma isoform X3, with product MALRPGSSGGGSFMYPVGGSLGPPQGMVPMQQQQQQQQPQQQQQGFPMVMQPNMQSMMGMNFGGQMPPGAMPIQAGMAIGMQTPGMPFLGQPQFMGMRAAGPQYTADMQKQMAEEHQKRLEQQQKMLEEDRKRRQFEEQKQKLRLLSSVKPKMGEKSRDDALEAIKGNLDGFSRDAKMHPTPSSQSKKPDSTSSSSSSSSPHSSVATPSLPPPLSEDNDEFSDFQGPASSSSSSSSSAASSRRTVTIGSLAAAFPEEDEEFSGFVQGPVGCAHSPLSSQVRASLPSSVSIPIAAPPHSAINSGSQTSLQGPSLEEKLFSSCDLTAGKTAHLNFKARQTLTAMSPKARVSAQFQSSSKARNWAAASGDLGLKSVFVTERLPEAPPTCAKPSPQSGGGSGGVGVYPQQEHIQSIPPAWLYNDSLIPEMFKKVLEFSMTPAGIDTAKLYPLLMSSGLPREALGQIWASANRTTPGMLTKEELYTVLALIGVAQSGLPAMNVEILSQFPSPPVPNLHALAMALAPVMPQHQQPMMTHPPVSMPMPMPTPPPTGMPPMTAAPPAPAPANFIATFPPQGTKVEDDDFQDFQEAPKAGTGDQAFTDFQGESSAKFPASAAAQHQNSAPAMLTPLSGASSASSDKYAVFKQLSVDQPTEVTLPTSDGGDKYSVFRHLENPTDKKPLGEGFADFKSVRTDDGFTDFKTADSVSPLEPSDQAKIFQPAFPSAFPNSQSLQQPPAASVSQAKNPLNMADLDLFSSIAPSALPAADTQTGTLPPSLVLAPGGAKPAGFGDFALFGSSSSEASQAPAVAPQDDFADFMAFGSSGGEPKSESSAAVQSETSSQQSSDKYDVFKQLSLEGGGLAYDDTKDSGDDFADFQSSKFCTALGASEKTLVDKVAAFKQGKEDCASVKSLDLPSIGGSSAGKDDSEDALSVQLDMKLTDVGGDLKHVMSDSSLDLTGLSSHQPPATEGDDMKFDPFGTSGLSSLANYDWSDREECVTGEPQKPQGNGGAAPPPFTPTRKAQLNTDSISAASPAKIASSVRAEVEKFQAFADFAGREQQGGEDEDDFGDFAGTVSEKPDSPGDVGSEANPSETSDDFGAFQGDKPKFGKSDFLKASAQPKVKSSEEMIKNELATFDLSVQGSHKRSHSLGEKEIGRLPASLPPEQPFRDRSSTLSEKPTLPVIRDKYKDLTGEVEESERYAYEWQRCLESALEVITKANNTLNGISSSSVCTEVIQSAQGMEYLLGVVEVYRVTRRVELGVKATAVCSEKLQQLLKDISRVWNNLTSFMSLAKLVPDESSLDFTSCILRHGIKNAKELACGVCLLNVDSRSKALTPESVRRSTAFNSETDNLKLAYGGHQYHASCANFWINCVEPKPPGLILPDLL from the exons ATGGCGCTGCGGCCGGGATCATCTGGAGGTGGCAG TTTCATGTATCCCGTTGGAGGGAGTTTGGGACCGCCGCAAG gcATGGTGCCcatgcagcagcaacagcaacaacaacagccacagcaacagcagcagggCTTCCCAATGGTCATGCAGCCAAATATGCAAAGCATGATGGGAATGAACTTTGGGGGACAGATGCCGCCAGGAGCCATGCCAATTCAG GCCGGGATGGCGATCGGGATGCAGACCCCCGGGATGCCGTTTTTGGGCCAGCCCCAGTTTATGGGCATGAGAGCTGCTGGCCCACAGTATACCGCTGACATGCAGAAGCAAATGGCCGAGGAGCACCA GAAGCGTCTGGAGCAGCAGCAGAAGATGCTGGAAGAGGACAGGAAACGGCGACAGTTCGAGGAGCAGAAGCAGAAGCTCAGGCTGCTCAGTAGCGTCAAACCCAAG ATGGGGGAAAAGAGCCGGGACGACGCCCTGGAGGCGATAAAGGGGAACCTGGACGGTTTCAGCAGGGACGCCAAGATGCACCCCACGCCGTCGTCGCAGAGCAAGAAGCCAG ACTcgacttcatcatcatcatcatcgtcatcaccCCACTCGTCTGTCgccactccctccctccccccgcCATTGTCCGAGGACAATGATGAATTTAGTGACTTTCAAGGGcccgcctcttcctcctcctcctcctcttcctccgcgGCCTCCTCCCGCAGGACCGTCACGATCGGCTCCCTCGCCGCCGCTTTCcccgaggaggacgaggagttTAGTGGCTTTGTTCAGGGTCCCGTCGGTTGCGCACACTCGCCCCTTTCCTCTCAAGTCCGCGCTTCCCTCCCTTCCTCTGTGTCCATTCCCATTGCCGCTCCTCCGCACTCCGCCATCAACAGCGGCTCTCAAACTTCGCTTCAAG GCCCGTCCCTGGAAGAGAAACTTTTCTCCTCTTGCGACCTCACGGCCGGCAAGACGGCGCACTTGAACTTTAAAGCCAGGCAGACTTTGACAGCAATGAGTCCCAAAGCTCGAGTTTCCGCCCAGTTTCAAAGCAGCAGTAAGGCCAGGAACTGGGCGGCGGCTTCCGGGGACTTGGGTCTCAAGTCGGTCTTCGTCACGGAGAGGCTACCCGAGGCCCCCCCGACTTGCGCCAAGCCCTCCCCTCAAAGCGGTGGCGGCAGCG GGGGTGTTGGCGTGTATCCACAACAAGAACACATCCAGTCCATCCCGCCAGCTTGGCTTTACAACGACAGCCTCATCCCAG AGATGTTCAAGAAGGTTCTAGAGTTCAGCATGACCCCGGCCGGGATCGACACGGCCAAGCTGTATCCGCTTCTCATGTCGTCGGGTCTTCCGCGGGAGGCCTTGGGCCAAATCTGGGCGTCGGCCAACCGCACAACACCTGGCATGCTGACAAAGGAGGAGTTGTACACCGTGCTGGCGCTGATTGGTGTGGCGCAG AGCGGCCTACCAGCGATGAATGTGGAAATCCTCAGTCAGTTCCCGTCTCCGCCGGTGCCCAATCTGCATGCCCTCGCTATGGCCTTAGCACCTGTCATGCCCCAGCATCAGCAGCCCATGATGACCCACCCGCCAGTGTCCATGCCCATGCCCAtgcccaccccacccccgacTGGCATGCCTCCCATGACGGCGGCGCCGCCGGCTCCCGCACCCGCCAACTTCATTGCGACTTTCCCTCCTCAG GGGACCAAAGTAGAAGACGACGACTTCCAGGACTTCCAGGAGGCACCCAAGGCCGGAACCGGTGACCAGGCATTCACTGACTTCCAGGGGGAGTCGAGCGCAAAATTCCCCGCCAGCGCAGCGGCGCAGCATCAAAACAG CGCACCTGCCATGTTGACACCTCTGTCTGGGGCCTCCTCAGCCTCTTCTGATAAGTACGCCGTCTTCAAGCAGCTTTCTGTAGATCAGCCCACCGAAGTCACGCTCCCGACCTCAG ATGGGGGGGACAAATACAGCGTGTTTAGACACTTAGAAAATCCTACTGACAAGAAACCACTAG GCGAGGGATTTGCCGATTTCAAGTCCGTCCGAACTGACGACGGCTTCACGGACTTTAAAACCGCAGACAGCGTCTCCCCACTAGAGCCTTCGGATCAGGCCAAAATCTTCCAGCCCGCCTTCCCTTCTGCTTTCCCCAACTCACAATCTCTACAGCAGCCACCGGCCGCTTCTGTTTCTCAAGCCAAAAACCCTCTCAACATGGCAGACCTGGATCTTTTCTCTTCCATCGCTCCCTCCGCGCTGCCTGCCGCCGACACGCAAACCGGTACATTACCTCCTTCTCTGGTGCTCGCGCCGGGTGGCGCCAAGCCCGCCGGCTTTGGGGACTTCGCCTTATTTGGCTCTTCGTCCTCAGAGGCCTCTCAAGCTCCGGCGGTGGCACCACAGGACGATTTTGCGGACTTCATGGCATTCGGGAGTTCTGGCGGGGAGCCCAAAAGCGAGAGCAGCGCGGCGGTCCAAAGCGAGACCTCCTCTCAGCAGAGCTCGGACAAGTACGACGTGTTCAAGCAGCTGTCCTTAGAAGGCGGCGGCCTGGCCTACGACGACACTAAGGACAGCGGCGACGACTTTGCCGACTTCCAGTCGTCCAAATTCTGCACGGCGCTCGGCGCCTCGGAAAAGACCCTGGTGGACAAGGTGGCCGCCTtcaagcagggcaaggaggacTGCGCCTCGGTCAAATCCCTGGACCTCCCGTCCATCGGGGGCAGCAGCGCCGGGAAGGACGACTCTGAGGACGCGCTGTCGGTGCAGCTGGACATGAAGCTCACCGACGTGGGCGGGGACTTGAAGCACGTGATGTCGGACAGCTCGCTGGATCTGACGGGGCTCTCGTCTCACCAGCCGCCCGCTACAG AGGGAGACGACATGAAATTTGACCCGTTCGGGACCTCGGGCCTCAGCAGCCTGGCCAATTATGACTGGTCTGACCGGGAGGAGTGCGTCACTGGCGAGCCCCAGAAGCCGCAGGGCAACGGTGGGGCCGCCCCGCCGCCCTTTACGCCGACTCGAAAAGCCCAACTGAACACGGACAGCATCTCGGCCGCCTCACCTGCCAAGATCGCCTCGTCCGTCCGCGCCGAGGTCGAGAAATTCCAAGCCTTCGCCGACTTCGCCGGTAGGGAACAGCAGGGCGGCGAAGACGAAGACGACTTTGGGGACTTCGCCGGCACCGTTTCTGAGAAACCCGACTCGCCCGGCGACGTTGGCTCGGAGGCCAACCCGAGCGAGACCTCGGACGACTTTGGTGCCTTCCAGGGAGACAAGCCGAAGTTTGGCAAGTCCGACTTCCTGAAGGCTAGCGCGCAGCCTAAAGTCAAATCCAGCGAGGAGATGATCAAGAACGAGCTGGCCACATTTGACTTGTCTGTTCAAG GCTCCCACAAGCGCAGTCACAGCCTGGGAGAGAAGGAGATCGGTCGCCTGCCCGCTTCGCTGCCTCCAGAGCAGCCCTTTCGAGACCGATCGAGCACCCTGAGCGAGAAGCCCACCTTGCCCGTCATCCGAGACAAGTACAAGGATCTGACCGGGGAGGTGGAG GAGAGCGAGCGCTATGCTTACGAGTGGCAGCGGTGTTTGGAAAGTGCTCTTGAG GTCATCACCAAAGCCAACAACACGCTGAACGGCATCAGCAGCTCCTCCGTGTGCACCGAGGTCATCCAATCCGCTCAGGGTATGGAGTATCTGCTGG GTGTGGTGGAGGTGTACCGCGTGACCAGGCGGGTGGAGCTGGGCGTCAAGGCGACGGCGGTGTGCTCGGAGAAGCTGCAGCAGCTGCTGAAGGACATCAGCCGCGTGTGGAACAACCTCACCAGCTTCATGTCGCTGGCCAAGCTGGTG